A genomic stretch from Lathyrus oleraceus cultivar Zhongwan6 chromosome 2, CAAS_Psat_ZW6_1.0, whole genome shotgun sequence includes:
- the LOC127123072 gene encoding S-protein homolog 5 — MSAILITIVVPISLVLLLVSVTEAGILPHKVHVEAINWLLNSKDLTLHCYERKGEDLGEHTIHPNEKYTFVFRPRFIGKSSKYYCSFKWDGSNLKWFDLYSEGRDYKDCRNCSWVVKSMEICRLDYKYGGSVGAYTLCFPF; from the coding sequence ATGTCAGCAATATTGATAACAATTGTTGTTCCTATATCACTTGTTTTATTGCTAGTAAGTGTAACTGAGGCAGGGATTCTTCCCCATAAAGTGCATGTAGAAGCCATCAACTGGTTACTTAATAGCAAAGACTTAACCCTTCATTGCTACGAAAGAAAAGGTGAAGATCTTGGTGAGCACACAATTCACCCTAATGAGAAATACACGTTTGTTTTCAGGCCACGATTTATTGGTAAATCGAGCAAGTATTATTGTAGCTTTAAATGGGATGGTTCCAACCTCAAATGGTTTGATTTGTATTCAGAAGGAAGGGATTATAAGGATTGCAGAAATTGCAGTTGGGTTGTAAAATCAATGGAAATTTGTAGGTTGGATTATAAATATGGTGGAAGTGTTGGTGCTTATACTCTTTGTTTTCCTTTCTAA